GCTGGTATAGCAGTGGTGAGACCGATAGATTATGATACAGTACCATTACTAAATATTCAAGATGGACTATATACTTCAATAATTAGAGGTATCAATGAAAAGGGAGAGGTAGTAAAAGATTATAGAATTATCTCTTCAATAAATAGGGAGATTCCAGTGTATAAAGAGTTTGATGAATATTTAAAATTAGCTCATAATCCAGAGATGAGATTTATAATTTCAAATACAACAGAAGCTGGAATAGTTTATAGTGATGAGGATAAATATGATGATAGACCACAAAATACATTCCCAGCTAAATTAACAAGACTTTTACATGAAAGATTTAAAGTTTTTAATGGAGAGGTAAATAAAGGATTTATCTTAATGCCTTGTGAACTTATAGATTATAATGGAGAAGAATTAAAGAAAATTGTTTTAAAATATGCTGATCTATGGAATCTAGAGGAAGAGTTCAAAAATTGGTTGGTAACTGGAAATATCTGGTGTTCTACATTGGTAGATAGAATAGTAACAGGATATCCAAGAGCAGAAAAAGATGAGTTAGTAAAAGAATTAGGATATGAAGATAAATTTATGACAACAGGAGAGTATTTTTACCTATTTGTTATTCAAGGACCAAAGGATATTTTAACAAAAGAGTTAAGATTGGATAAAGTAAATCTAAATATCTTAATTGTAAATGATTTAAAACCATATAAGATGAGAAAAGTTGGAATTTTAAATGGAGCTCATACAGCTATGGTTCCAGTAGCTTATCTTTATGGAATAGATACAGTAAGAGAAGCGATGGAAAATAGTGATGTAAGAACATTTATAGAGAAAGCTATTGATGAAGAGATTATTCCAGCATTGGATATGGATAAAAAAGAATTGGTAGAATTTAAGGAAGCTGTAATAAAAAGATTTCAAAATCCATATGTAAAACATATGTTGATGGATATCTCTTTAAACTCAATGTCAAAGTATAAATCAAGAATTTTACCACAAGTACTAGAGACATATAGAAGAACTGGAAAACTACCAAAAAGATTACTTTTTTCACTAGCTGCTTTAATAAGATTTTATAAGGGAGTTAGAGAAAATGGGAATGTAATAAATTTAAGAGATGATAAACATCATTTGGAAATGTATCAAGAGTTATGGAAAACAAATAACTACAGAAAAATAGTTGAGCATGTGTTAGGATTGGAAAAACATTGGGATATCAATCTAAATACAATAGAGGGAATGACAGATTTAGTAACTCACTATGTAGAAAAAATAGATAAATATGGAGTAAAAAAAGCTCTGGAAGAGGTAAAATAATGAAAGAGTTTATAAAGATAAATTCTAAGGATAATGTAATAATTGTCCTTAGAGATTATAGGAAAGATGAAATTATAAAAATAGATGGGAAAGAGATAAAAATTCTTCAAGATACAATGAAGGGACATAAGATAGCTCTTGAAAATATATCTAAGGGAGAAAATATTTTAAAATATGGAATGCCAATAGGATATGCTCTTGAAGATATAAAAGTTGGAGAGTGGGTACATACTCATAATATAAGAACCAACTTAAAAGATTTAAGTACCTATGAATACACTCCAGAATTTGAAAAGGAATTATCTTCATCAAATAAAAGAAAAGTAAAGGTATACAGAAGAAAAAATGGAGATGTTGGAATAAGAAATGAACTATGGATAGTTCCAACAGTAGGATGTGTAAATGGAATAGCTAATTTGATAAAAGAAGCATTCTTAAAAGAAATAGGAGATTTAAAAGTTGATGGTATAAATGTATTGACACATAACTATGGATGTTCACAATTAGGAGAGGACCATATCAATACTAGAACTATTCTTCAAAATACAGTAAAACATCCTAATGCAGGTGGAGTTTTAGTGTTAGGACTAGGTTGTGAAAATAATCAAGTTTCTGAATTTATAAAAACTTTTGGAGAGTATGATGAGGAGAGAGTAAAATTTTTAATCTCTCAAGATGTAGAGGATGAAATAGAGAGTGGAAAAGGAATTTTAAAATCTCTATATGAAAAAATGCTAGAGGATAAGAGAGAAGAGGGAGAGTTAGGAGAGATAAATTTTGGACTTGAATGTGGTGGTTCAGATGGACTTTCTGGAATAACTGCTAATCCTATGCTTGGACATTTCTCAGACTATGTAATATTTCAAGGAGGAACAAGTGTTTTAACAGAGGTTCCAGAAATGTTTGGGGCAGAAACATTACTTATGAAGAGATGTAAAAATAAGGAAGTTTTTGAAAAATGTGTAGATTTAATAAATGACTTTAAAGAATATTTTATAAAACATGATCAAGAAATATATGAAAATCCATCTCCTGGAAATAAAAAAGGTGGAATTACAACTCTTGAAGATAAATCTTTAGGTTGTACACAAAAATCTGGAACATCAAAAGTAATAGATGTTTTAAAATATGGAGAGGTTTTAAGAGAGAAAGGATTAAATCTTTTATCAGCACCTGGGAATGATTTAGTAGCTACTACAGCTTTAGCAGCAGCTAAATGTCATATTGTACTGTTTACAACAGGGAGAGGAAATCCTTATGGTGGATATGTACCAACAGTAAAGATTTC
Above is a window of Fusobacterium mortiferum ATCC 9817 DNA encoding:
- a CDS encoding UxaA family hydrolase; this translates as MKEFIKINSKDNVIIVLRDYRKDEIIKIDGKEIKILQDTMKGHKIALENISKGENILKYGMPIGYALEDIKVGEWVHTHNIRTNLKDLSTYEYTPEFEKELSSSNKRKVKVYRRKNGDVGIRNELWIVPTVGCVNGIANLIKEAFLKEIGDLKVDGINVLTHNYGCSQLGEDHINTRTILQNTVKHPNAGGVLVLGLGCENNQVSEFIKTFGEYDEERVKFLISQDVEDEIESGKGILKSLYEKMLEDKREEGELGEINFGLECGGSDGLSGITANPMLGHFSDYVIFQGGTSVLTEVPEMFGAETLLMKRCKNKEVFEKCVDLINDFKEYFIKHDQEIYENPSPGNKKGGITTLEDKSLGCTQKSGTSKVIDVLKYGEVLREKGLNLLSAPGNDLVATTALAAAKCHIVLFTTGRGNPYGGYVPTVKISTNSELYNRKRKWIDFDAGRLVSEDISMEDLTEEFIEYIIEVINGEKTNNEKNKFQEIAIFKSGVTL
- a CDS encoding tagaturonate reductase translates to MLSRKELNLPKYPEKIIQFGEGNFLRSFVDWQLDIINKNTDLNAGIAVVRPIDYDTVPLLNIQDGLYTSIIRGINEKGEVVKDYRIISSINREIPVYKEFDEYLKLAHNPEMRFIISNTTEAGIVYSDEDKYDDRPQNTFPAKLTRLLHERFKVFNGEVNKGFILMPCELIDYNGEELKKIVLKYADLWNLEEEFKNWLVTGNIWCSTLVDRIVTGYPRAEKDELVKELGYEDKFMTTGEYFYLFVIQGPKDILTKELRLDKVNLNILIVNDLKPYKMRKVGILNGAHTAMVPVAYLYGIDTVREAMENSDVRTFIEKAIDEEIIPALDMDKKELVEFKEAVIKRFQNPYVKHMLMDISLNSMSKYKSRILPQVLETYRRTGKLPKRLLFSLAALIRFYKGVRENGNVINLRDDKHHLEMYQELWKTNNYRKIVEHVLGLEKHWDINLNTIEGMTDLVTHYVEKIDKYGVKKALEEVK